From the Prosthecochloris marina genome, the window GTTCCCTGCTGAACTGGAATCGTTCATCTCCAAGGTTATCGATCAGCTGCAGAGTCCTCGTCTGGCTTCTAACTAACTCCGCTCTCCTTCTCTTCGCTTCTTCGGCTTTCGTTTCTTCACAGGGGTCCTGGCATGTTCCGGGGCCTTTGTGCTTTAGAACCGAACATGAAGCTCACGATATTCCGCTGAAATATTTCATGAACTGTACCCGCTCATAGGCCGCAGGGTTGTCTGCTCTCCCGAGGCTCATCTTGCCGACAACCTCGTCGAGAGATGAGAAACCGTGCCGTTCCATGTAGTCATGCAACTCTTGAAGCATCGTACCGATTGCAGCGTATCCTTTCCGGTACAGCACCGAGGCGATCTGGCCGGCTTTTGCTCCGGCAAGAAGCTGTTTTATCAAAGCTTCTCCATTATGAATTCCTGTCGAAGCGGCTATATCACAGGGAGTTCTGGAAGAAAGCATAGCCACCCAGCGTAGTGAAATCGCAAGCTCTTCCGGGGAACTGAAAACATGCGAACTTTTCACATCGAATGTTTCAATGTCGATATCGGGAGAAAAGAACCTGTTGAACATCACGAGCCCTTTCGTACCGGTAGCGGCAATTTTTCCTACCATGTTGGCAAGCCCGGAAAAATAATAGCTTATTTTAGCTGCAACCGGAATACTGACCTGCCTTGTTACTTTTTCGAGCACATCGAGATACACCTGCTCGTTCTGCCCACCGTCCTTGCGAGGATCCGAAGGAAGCAGGAAAATGTTGAGTTCGAGCCCGTCAGCTCCAGCCCTCTGTATTTGGGAAGCAAACTCCGTCCATTCCGATGCGGAGACACAGTTGATGCTTGCAATGACAGGAATATCTACGGCCCCCTTGCACCCGCTTATAAGATCGAGATAGTGCTTGAGATCGTTCCCGCGGGTATAGCTGTGAATGTAGTCTTCGGCCTGAGCGTAATAATACAGCTGTTCATTGGTCTGGATGGTGTATCCCGATTCATGATGAATCTGTTCCTCGAAAAGCGATTTCAACACAACCGCACCTGCACCGGCCTCAGCTGCCTTACAGACACTTTCAACCGATTCCGTCATACCTGAACTACCTACAATCAAAGGGTTCGTCAGCTTCAACCCCATATATGCCGTCGATACATCAGCCATATTTCCTCCAGCGATTCTTTTTGTTAATACCTGAACCGAACGGTCCCAGCATGTTCGGCAACCAACCCTGGCTTGGGCAGTGACACGTTTAAGCACTCCTGCTGAATTCAGCAGTTCTCCAAAAGATAGTGACTATTTTACTATGAAATAAGCCTTTTGCCTTTCTCCAACCCGCCAACAAAGTACTCGTGGCGCACAGGACCTCGATATCGATGTCTCAAGGCTGGAGTTCGGCAACTTTGATAATCTTCTTTGCAATATCCGTATTGTCATAAATCCCGCAAAACTCACGGGCACCTTGGCCAATAGCGAAAACCGGTACCGGCAGAGCCGTATGCTTTCCGGTTGTCCACCCGATACCGGCTTTGTGGTTCAGCAGCTTCGTAAGCGATACGGTCAATGGGTCCCCTTCACCATATTTTTGACCAACGTTTTGACCGGTCATACTCGCAGTATAGGCCTGCCTCAGAGCCATTTTTTCCTCGGAGGTCAAGACAAGTGCCGAATCAAGCTGCACATTGCCAAGACCGAAATACACTTTGGCGCTGTCGAGAGCCATTGAAAAACTGACGTTTTTCCTCTCAGTCCATTGGGCAACCTTGCCGGCAAAAACCTGCGCGGAAAGTTTCTGACTGAGCAGAAGACCGATATCGCTCTCATATGCCTTATCAGCATATCCGAGAGCCAGACCACCGCATTCATGATCCGCTGTAACCACGATCAGCGTTTCTGCGGGATGCTCATGATAAAACTCGAGAGCTTCTGCTATTGCCAGGTCAAAATCAACAACTTCATGGGCCACGGTAGCGGCATCGTTGGCATGGCTCGCCCAATCTATCTTCCCCCCCTCGACCATTAGGAAAAAGCCCTGGTCGTTGTCCAGAAGCCTGATGCCATTTCTTGTGAAATCAGCAAGTGTGAGGTCATCGGGAGCCCTGTCAATGGCATACTCGAGGGCACCCGATCCATCGAAGTTCTCGAATGCCCAGTATTTTTGGCCTGGCACCGCCTTGCCGAGAGCTTCCCACCCTCGGATAACGTTATAACCGCTGTCCTGCATGATTGTGATCAGCTTGCCGAGCGGCTTTCCGTCTTCAAGATCTGCACGGGCGTACCCCCCTCCAAAATAATCAAAACCGCTCGATGCCATCTGAACGGCAATGTCGGAATACATGCTTCTGTTGTCTGCATGGGCATAAAAACAAGCAGGTGTTGCATGGTCGATGCTGACGCTTGAAACTATCCCAACCCGCATCCCATTATCTCTCGACATCTCAGCAATGGTTTTCAGGTTCTCTGAGTGGTTTCCGTTTTTCGCTATCGTGCCGATCGTGGTTTTGCGCCCTGTTGCGAGAGCGGTTCCTGCTGCTGCCGAACCGGTGATGTAGCGGTTTTCCGCATGAGTCGAAGCCATTCCCGAAACAGGCAAGGTAGTCATCCAAAGCACCTGATCATCTTCAAGAACGGCATCGGCTATCTTGACATGCGCCATTCCCATACCGTCACCGATGAAATAAAAAATATATTTGGGAATACCGGCGGCTTGTTTCACACTCTCCGGCTGCACCCTGCCTGCCGTACTGCAGGAAGCTGTAAAGAACATGGTGATGAGAACCAGTATGCCAGTCAACCGCCCCCCCAACATTTCCGACGAGCAGAGAAATCGTTTCATCATGTTTTAATAATAAAAATGGTTTGGCGCCAAGCCGAAAGCTCCGCCTTATCGTTAACGATACCGATGCGACTCACGCATTGAAAAAAAGCACATTTCAAGCAAGGCTGCAACCCTTGATTGAACGATAAAAACTCCTTGCAGGGAAACAGTATTTAAGAAAAGAAAACGAATTGTACCTCTTTACCGTCCAGGAAGATCGGTCAAAGAGTGAAAATAGAACGCAAATGATATAATGCATCTTTCGAGAGAGAAAAAAATCCAATGGATCTATCCAGCAGTTTTACTGATGCGCGATTGTATGAAGTCGATGATAACATCGATAGCCCTCATTTTTTCACAATCGCAGAACATCTGGTGCTCCGAACGTTCGAGCCAGACAATAT encodes:
- a CDS encoding dihydroorotate dehydrogenase-like protein: MADVSTAYMGLKLTNPLIVGSSGMTESVESVCKAAEAGAGAVVLKSLFEEQIHHESGYTIQTNEQLYYYAQAEDYIHSYTRGNDLKHYLDLISGCKGAVDIPVIASINCVSASEWTEFASQIQRAGADGLELNIFLLPSDPRKDGGQNEQVYLDVLEKVTRQVSIPVAAKISYYFSGLANMVGKIAATGTKGLVMFNRFFSPDIDIETFDVKSSHVFSSPEELAISLRWVAMLSSRTPCDIAASTGIHNGEALIKQLLAGAKAGQIASVLYRKGYAAIGTMLQELHDYMERHGFSSLDEVVGKMSLGRADNPAAYERVQFMKYFSGIS
- a CDS encoding alkaline phosphatase, which encodes MMKRFLCSSEMLGGRLTGILVLITMFFTASCSTAGRVQPESVKQAAGIPKYIFYFIGDGMGMAHVKIADAVLEDDQVLWMTTLPVSGMASTHAENRYITGSAAAGTALATGRKTTIGTIAKNGNHSENLKTIAEMSRDNGMRVGIVSSVSIDHATPACFYAHADNRSMYSDIAVQMASSGFDYFGGGYARADLEDGKPLGKLITIMQDSGYNVIRGWEALGKAVPGQKYWAFENFDGSGALEYAIDRAPDDLTLADFTRNGIRLLDNDQGFFLMVEGGKIDWASHANDAATVAHEVVDFDLAIAEALEFYHEHPAETLIVVTADHECGGLALGYADKAYESDIGLLLSQKLSAQVFAGKVAQWTERKNVSFSMALDSAKVYFGLGNVQLDSALVLTSEEKMALRQAYTASMTGQNVGQKYGEGDPLTVSLTKLLNHKAGIGWTTGKHTALPVPVFAIGQGAREFCGIYDNTDIAKKIIKVAELQP